A single Phycisphaerae bacterium DNA region contains:
- the rdgB gene encoding RdgB/HAM1 family non-canonical purine NTP pyrophosphatase, with product MPSIVILIATGNPGKAREIEQVLEHGTALTGAASDRFRWKTLRDVPPIPEPHEDGETFAENAKLKALYYARATGMITLADDSGLEVDALGGRPGVRSARFAEDVPESAPRETRDSANNRKLIALLGGVPAERRTARFRCALALATADRVIAKADGVVEGVIIDTPRGFNGFGYDPHFYIPSLGRTTAELDSEHKNRISHRGRALRSLCGVLPAALGLAG from the coding sequence ATGCCTTCCATCGTCATTTTGATCGCGACGGGTAATCCCGGCAAAGCCCGCGAGATTGAACAAGTGCTCGAGCATGGGACCGCTTTGACGGGAGCGGCGAGCGACCGATTCCGATGGAAAACACTTCGCGATGTGCCTCCGATCCCGGAGCCGCATGAGGATGGCGAGACCTTCGCCGAGAATGCCAAGCTGAAGGCACTGTACTATGCCCGCGCGACGGGAATGATCACGCTTGCCGATGATTCCGGACTTGAAGTGGACGCGCTGGGCGGCCGCCCCGGCGTGCGGTCCGCGCGCTTCGCCGAGGACGTACCCGAGTCTGCCCCGCGTGAAACACGCGATTCGGCAAACAATCGCAAACTGATCGCCTTGCTGGGTGGCGTGCCGGCTGAGCGCCGAACTGCGCGGTTCCGATGCGCCCTGGCACTTGCTACGGCCGACCGGGTGATCGCAAAGGCCGACGGCGTGGTGGAAGGTGTCATTATCGATACACCGCGCGGATTCAATGGGTTTGGATACGACCCGCATTTCTACATTCCATCGCTCGGCAGGACGACGGCCGAACTCGATTCGGAGCATAAGAACCGCATCAGTCATCGCGGCCGGGCGCTGCGTTCTCTCTGTGGAGTGCTCCCTGCCGCGCTGGGGTTGGCTGGGTAG
- a CDS encoding CHAD domain-containing protein, translated as MSPTDGLLKFITKHLERLDDSLTRVMATRDIESVHILRVSSRRLSEPLELLAGFFGRKRCLRLRSGLGDIRDALRRVRDVDVLRLAIAGDQSGFASDPEDLAKLQGVLAIERESDLIAARHQIERADPSRVLRVMDALCEKLRGLESRRDEKDLLRAARRLWQEKAKRLIDRPPTREHGPGLHKTRIRLKAFRYSTELVCRLDGQTRDDLLKASASMQDRLGAWNDHFCAARMLGQIAQDEQTLSAGPLWCASVLEFAARRARAMTDELGEIMISWPRLRRAIEADVFGRPDRSGSSVTAKGKVASSLERATEGDLRMAGGPA; from the coding sequence ATGTCCCCCACGGACGGACTCTTGAAGTTCATCACAAAACACCTCGAAAGATTGGACGACTCGCTGACGCGCGTCATGGCGACACGGGACATCGAAAGCGTTCACATTCTGCGGGTCTCGTCCCGCCGACTCAGCGAGCCGCTCGAGCTACTGGCCGGATTTTTCGGCCGGAAGCGATGCCTGCGGCTGCGTTCCGGACTGGGTGACATTCGCGATGCACTTCGACGCGTTCGAGATGTTGACGTGCTTCGACTTGCCATTGCGGGCGATCAATCCGGATTCGCGTCCGATCCGGAAGACCTTGCAAAGTTGCAGGGTGTTCTGGCGATCGAGCGAGAATCCGATCTGATTGCGGCACGGCATCAGATCGAGCGGGCGGATCCGTCGCGGGTGCTGCGTGTGATGGATGCCCTTTGCGAGAAGCTGCGCGGGCTGGAGTCGCGCCGCGATGAGAAAGATCTGCTCCGCGCCGCGCGTCGGCTCTGGCAGGAGAAGGCCAAGCGGCTGATTGATCGGCCGCCCACCCGTGAACACGGTCCGGGTCTTCACAAGACGCGAATCCGTCTCAAGGCGTTTCGATATTCAACCGAGCTGGTTTGCCGGCTCGATGGCCAGACGCGTGATGACTTGCTCAAGGCCAGTGCGTCAATGCAGGATCGGCTCGGGGCATGGAATGATCATTTTTGCGCCGCGCGAATGCTGGGTCAGATCGCTCAGGATGAGCAGACGCTTTCGGCCGGTCCGCTGTGGTGCGCATCAGTTCTTGAGTTCGCTGCCCGTCGAGCCCGAGCCATGACGGACGAACTCGGCGAGATTATGATCTCCTGGCCGCGACTTCGTCGCGCGATCGAAGCCGATGTGTTCGGCCGCCCCGACCGCAGCGGCAGTTCTGTGACCGCGAAGGGCAAGGTCGCCTCCTCGCTGGAGCGGGCAACGGAGGGAGATTTGCGAATGGCGGGCGGGCCGGCATGA